Proteins encoded together in one Prionailurus viverrinus isolate Anna chromosome B1, UM_Priviv_1.0, whole genome shotgun sequence window:
- the CLN8 gene encoding protein CLN8 — MTHVSDGGTAGSIFDLDYTSWKIRSTLVVAGFVFYVGVFVVCHQLSSSLNATYRSLVAREKVFWNLAATRAVFGVQSTAAGLWALLADPVLQADKARGQQNWCWFHVATATGFFLFENVAVHVSNVLFRTFDWFLVVHHLFAFLGFLGSVVNLRAGHYLAMITLLLEVSTPFTCVSWMLLKAGCSDSLFWKLNQWLMIHMFHCRMVLTYHMWWVCFWHWDGLRSSLHLPHLALFLVGLGLLTLVLNPYWTHKKTQQLLTPVDWNFAQPEPGGGRPAGANGQVPQKKGQ, encoded by the exons ATGACTCATGTGAGCGATGGCGGAACAGCAGGGAGCATTTTCGACCTGGACTACACGTCCTGGAAGATCCGCTCAACGCTCGTGGTCGCCGGCTTCGTCTTCTACGTGGGCGTCTTCGTCGTCTGCCACCAGCTGTCATCCTCCCTAAATGCCACCTACCGCTCCCTGGTGGCCAGAGAGAAGGTCTTCTGGAACCTGGCGGCCACCCGCGCGGTCTTTGGCGTTCAGAGCACAGCCGCGGGCCTGTGGGCCTTGCTGGCGGACCCCGTGCTCCAGGCCGATAAGGCGCGCGGCCAGCAGAACTGGTGCTGGTTTCACGTGGCGACGGCAacgggattctttctctttgaaaacGTCGCGGTTCACGTGTCCAACGTGCTCTTCCGGACGTTTGACTGGTTTCTGGTCGTCCACCACCTCTTTGCCTTCCTGGGCTTTCTCGGCTCGGTGGTCAACCTCAGAGCCGGCCACTACCTGGCCATGATCACGCTGCTCCTGGAGGTCAGCACCCCCTTCACCTGCGTTTCCTGGATGCTCCTGAAG GCCGGCTGCTCCGACTCCCTGTTCTGGAAGCTGAACCAGTGGCTGATGATCCACATGTTCCACTGCCGCATGGTGCTCACCTACCACATGTGGTGGGTGTGCTTCTGGCACTGGGACGGCCTGCGCAGCAGCCTGCACCTTCCGCACCTGGCGCTGTTCCTCGTGGGGCTGGGTCTGCTCACGCTCGTCCTCAACCCCTACTGGACCCATAAGAAGACGCAGCAGCTCCTGACCCCGGTGGACTGGAACTTCGCGCAGCCGGAGCCCGGAGGCGGGCGGCCCGCGGGGGCCAATGGCCAGGTGCCGCAGAAGAAGGGGCAGTAG